In Holophagales bacterium, one DNA window encodes the following:
- a CDS encoding cyclic nucleotide-binding domain-containing protein, with the protein MSQKGIDTLLAEHAVFAGLPDADIKFIAGCAENVKFDAGEYLFHDGGEANHFFLLRYGQVAIQVYAPGKGSLTVATFSQGDIVGWSWLFPPYRWHFDAKATDLVRAVSFDGACLRRKTEDNPALGHELMKRFARLIVDRLEATQLQLLDLYADQPASR; encoded by the coding sequence ATGAGCCAGAAGGGCATCGACACCCTGCTCGCCGAGCACGCCGTCTTCGCCGGGCTGCCGGACGCCGACATCAAGTTCATCGCCGGCTGCGCCGAGAACGTGAAGTTCGACGCCGGCGAGTACCTCTTCCACGACGGCGGCGAAGCCAACCACTTCTTCCTGCTGCGCTACGGCCAGGTGGCGATCCAGGTCTACGCCCCGGGCAAGGGGTCCCTGACCGTCGCCACGTTCAGTCAGGGCGACATCGTCGGCTGGTCCTGGCTCTTCCCGCCGTACCGCTGGCACTTCGACGCCAAGGCCACCGACCTCGTCCGCGCCGTCTCCTTCGACGGCGCTTGCCTCCGACGCAAGACCGAGGACAACCCGGCACTCGGCCACGAGTTGATGAAGCGGTTCGCTCGCCTCATCGTCGACCGGCTCGAGGCCACCCAACTGCAACTGCTCGACCTCTATGCAGACCAACCCGCCAGTCGCTGA
- a CDS encoding FAD/NAD(P)-binding protein, producing the protein MQTNPPVAERLAPAADPMLPVPYRVEGVRSETYDTATLEMRPLASPPLVFQPGQFNMLYLFGSGEVPISISGDPARPTSLVHTLRAVGTVTRGLCALRTGATVGIRGPFGTAWPMAEARGRDVVLVAGGIGLAPLRPAIYHLLANRAQYGRITILYGARSTQDMLFKKELERWRSRLDIEVQVTLDRASTDWQGQVGVVTQLVRRAGFYPPDTIAMTCGPEIMIRFAVRELLGRGVPDEQVFVSLERNMKCAVGFCGHCQFGSDFVCKDGPVFAYPRVETLFGLWEV; encoded by the coding sequence ATGCAGACCAACCCGCCAGTCGCTGAACGACTCGCTCCGGCCGCTGACCCGATGCTCCCGGTGCCCTACCGGGTCGAGGGGGTGCGCTCGGAGACCTACGACACCGCCACGCTCGAGATGCGGCCGCTCGCCAGCCCGCCGCTGGTTTTCCAACCGGGCCAGTTCAACATGCTCTACCTCTTCGGCAGCGGCGAGGTGCCGATCTCGATCAGCGGCGATCCCGCCCGACCGACCAGCCTGGTCCATACGCTGCGCGCCGTCGGCACGGTGACCCGCGGTCTCTGCGCTCTCCGCACCGGCGCCACGGTGGGAATCCGCGGCCCGTTCGGCACCGCCTGGCCGATGGCCGAGGCCCGCGGGCGCGACGTGGTCCTGGTAGCCGGAGGCATCGGCCTCGCGCCGCTGCGGCCGGCGATCTACCACCTGCTCGCCAACCGCGCCCAGTACGGTCGCATCACCATCCTCTACGGCGCCCGCAGCACCCAGGACATGCTCTTCAAGAAGGAGCTCGAGCGCTGGCGCAGCCGGCTCGACATCGAAGTCCAGGTGACGCTCGACCGCGCGTCGACCGACTGGCAGGGACAGGTCGGCGTCGTCACCCAGCTCGTCCGGCGCGCCGGTTTCTATCCGCCCGACACGATCGCGATGACCTGCGGCCCGGAGATCATGATCCGCTTCGCCGTCCGCGAGCTGCTCGGCCGCGGCGTGCCCGACGAACAGGTCTTCGTCTCGCTCGAACGCAACATGAAGTGCGCCGTCGGCTTCTGCGGCCACTGTCAGTTCGGGTCCGACTTCGTCTGCAAGGACGGACCGGTCTTCGCCTATCCACGCGTCGAGACGCTGTTCGGGCTCTGGGAGGTCTGA
- a CDS encoding oxidoreductase — protein MAKDKRPKLAVWKFASCDGCQLSLLNCEEELLDVVGAVHVANFLEASREVVEGPYDLSLVEGSITTPHDAERIHKVRRMSKFLVTIGACATAGGIQALRNFKNVKQFITAVYANPSYIDTLGKSTPIADHVRVDYELRGCPISKSQLLEVVSAYLHGRKPNTPPHSVCMECKRRGTVCVMVGHDTPCLGPVTQAGCGALCPSFHRGCYGCFGPKETPNTGSIAERWLAMGTEERDIVRVFRGFNAFSEPFRQESEAHERHP, from the coding sequence ATGGCCAAGGACAAGCGTCCCAAGCTCGCCGTCTGGAAGTTCGCTTCTTGCGACGGCTGCCAGCTCTCGCTGCTCAACTGCGAGGAGGAGCTGCTCGACGTCGTCGGCGCCGTCCACGTCGCCAACTTCCTCGAGGCCTCCCGCGAAGTCGTCGAAGGACCCTACGACCTCTCCCTCGTCGAAGGCTCGATCACCACGCCCCACGACGCCGAACGCATCCACAAGGTGCGCCGGATGTCGAAGTTCCTCGTCACCATCGGCGCCTGCGCCACCGCCGGCGGCATCCAGGCCCTGCGCAATTTCAAGAACGTCAAGCAGTTCATCACCGCGGTCTACGCCAACCCTTCGTACATCGACACGCTCGGCAAGTCGACGCCGATCGCCGACCACGTCCGGGTCGACTACGAGTTGCGCGGCTGCCCGATCAGCAAGTCGCAGTTGCTCGAGGTGGTGAGCGCCTACCTGCACGGCCGCAAACCCAACACGCCGCCGCACAGCGTCTGCATGGAATGCAAGCGGCGCGGCACCGTTTGCGTCATGGTCGGCCACGACACACCCTGCCTCGGACCGGTAACCCAGGCCGGCTGCGGCGCCCTCTGCCCCTCCTTCCACCGCGGCTGCTACGGCTGCTTCGGGCCCAAGGAAACCCCAAACACCGGCTCGATCGCCGAACGCTGGCTGGCGATGGGGACCGAGGAGCGCGACATCGTGCGGGTCTTCCGCGGCTTCAACGCCTTCTCCGAACCGTTCCGCCAGGAAAGCGAAGCTCATGAGCGCCACCCGTAA
- a CDS encoding Ni/Fe hydrogenase subunit alpha, whose translation MSATRKSTPEARKGSGRTAKPAVAAKPATVAKAPVKQQAKASPKAAPPKKSRKITVEALARVEGEGALDLRVRGDKVTEARLRIYEPPRFFEAFLRGRKFTEAPDITARICGICPIAYQMSSCHAMEQICGVTVGGQLRALRRLIYCGEWIESHALHVYLLHAPDFLGYQSAIHMAADHVELVQQGLELKKVGNDLMDVVGGRSVHPVNVRVGGFYRAPSRTELTAMVPRLERALELSLATAKLTSTLPFPEFTMDYEFMALRHPDEYPLNEGRLATSRGLDIPLEDYEKHFAEEHVAHSNALQGVHSGKGPYHVGPLARYNLNFDRLGPAAREAAALAGLGQVERNPFKSIAVRAVELAFACEEALRIIAAYEEPETSFVPVEPREGVGYGCTEAPRGICFHRYKIDAKGDILEAKIVPPTSQNQKQIEADLVAFAEAHLDLSDEKLTWVLEQAIRNYDPCISCATHFLKLRIARE comes from the coding sequence ATGAGCGCCACCCGTAAGTCCACCCCCGAAGCCCGCAAGGGCAGCGGTCGCACCGCCAAACCCGCCGTGGCGGCCAAGCCCGCGACCGTCGCCAAGGCTCCGGTCAAGCAGCAGGCCAAGGCGAGCCCGAAGGCGGCGCCACCCAAGAAGTCGCGGAAGATCACTGTCGAAGCCCTGGCGCGGGTGGAGGGCGAGGGAGCCCTCGACCTCCGCGTGCGCGGTGACAAGGTCACCGAGGCGAGGCTACGCATCTACGAGCCGCCCCGCTTCTTCGAGGCGTTCCTGCGCGGTCGCAAGTTCACCGAAGCGCCGGACATCACCGCTCGCATCTGCGGCATCTGCCCGATCGCCTACCAGATGAGCTCCTGCCATGCGATGGAGCAGATCTGCGGCGTGACCGTCGGCGGTCAGTTGCGCGCCCTGCGCCGGCTCATCTACTGCGGCGAATGGATCGAAAGCCACGCGCTCCACGTCTACCTGCTGCACGCACCCGACTTCCTCGGCTACCAGAGCGCCATCCACATGGCCGCCGATCATGTCGAACTGGTGCAGCAGGGGCTCGAGCTCAAGAAGGTCGGCAACGACCTGATGGACGTCGTCGGCGGTCGCTCCGTGCACCCGGTCAACGTCCGGGTGGGCGGCTTCTACCGTGCGCCGTCCCGTACGGAGCTCACCGCCATGGTGCCGCGGCTCGAGCGGGCGCTCGAGCTCTCGCTCGCCACGGCGAAGCTCACCTCGACCCTGCCGTTCCCGGAGTTCACCATGGACTACGAGTTCATGGCGCTCCGCCATCCTGACGAATACCCGCTCAACGAGGGGCGTCTCGCCACCAGCCGCGGTCTCGACATTCCGCTCGAGGACTACGAAAAGCACTTCGCCGAGGAGCACGTCGCGCACTCCAACGCCCTGCAGGGAGTGCACTCCGGCAAGGGGCCCTACCACGTCGGCCCACTCGCCCGATACAACCTGAACTTCGACCGGCTCGGCCCGGCGGCCCGCGAAGCCGCCGCGCTCGCCGGACTCGGCCAGGTCGAACGCAATCCGTTCAAGAGCATCGCGGTGCGCGCCGTCGAGCTGGCCTTCGCCTGCGAGGAGGCGCTGCGCATCATCGCCGCCTACGAGGAACCGGAGACCTCGTTCGTCCCCGTCGAACCGCGAGAGGGCGTCGGCTACGGCTGCACCGAGGCGCCGCGTGGCATCTGCTTCCACCGCTACAAGATCGACGCGAAGGGCGACATCCTCGAAGCCAAGATCGTGCCGCCGACCTCGCAGAACCAGAAGCAGATCGAGGCCGACCTCGTCGCTTTCGCCGAGGCCCACCTCGACCTCTCCGACGAGAAGCTCACCTGGGTGCTCGAGCAGGCGATCCGCAACTACGATCCCTGCATCTCGTGCGCCACGCACTTCCTGAAGCTGCGGATCGCGCGGGAGTGA
- a CDS encoding hydrogenase maturation protease — MTASSSRSPTAAPRAVVLALGNEWRQDDGAGLFVADLLDRSPAGRLPAGVVLRRARGELAEVLDALAVAPRLVAIDAASSGAPAGTLHRHDLADGPLPAELAGLSSHGLGLAEALALAARLRQTLPRITVVAVEGAVFGQGSGLSPAVERACHRAAELTLAVLDE, encoded by the coding sequence GTGACTGCCTCCTCCTCTCGCTCCCCCACCGCTGCACCGCGCGCCGTCGTCCTGGCCCTCGGCAACGAGTGGCGCCAGGACGACGGCGCCGGACTTTTCGTCGCCGACCTGCTCGATCGCTCGCCTGCCGGCCGCCTGCCCGCCGGCGTCGTCCTCCGCCGGGCACGAGGGGAGCTCGCCGAGGTGCTCGACGCTCTCGCCGTCGCTCCGCGGCTGGTGGCGATCGACGCGGCGAGCTCCGGCGCACCTGCCGGCACCCTGCACCGCCACGATCTTGCCGACGGACCGCTCCCCGCCGAGCTCGCCGGCCTGTCGAGTCACGGGCTCGGCCTTGCCGAGGCTCTGGCGCTCGCGGCCCGTCTCCGGCAGACCTTGCCGCGGATCACGGTCGTCGCCGTCGAGGGCGCGGTCTTCGGGCAAGGGTCAGGACTCAGCCCGGCGGTCGAACGAGCATGCCATCGCGCCGCCGAGCTCACGCTCGCGGTGCTCGACGAGTAG
- a CDS encoding ABC transporter ATP-binding protein: protein MSSPAIRLDGVSVCYRLARQRIPSLKEYAIHWMRGALKYEPLWALRDVSFEVEAGDAVGVVGRNGAGKSTLLKVISRVLEPTSGHAETRGAVSPILELGSGFDRELTGFENIFLNALLLGRRRREIVERLDAIVDFAEIGDFIHSPLRNFSSGMMARLGFAIATAWRPDVLVLDEVFAVGDAGFAKKCEARMAELRASGTTFLLVSHAPEFVARNCTRAIWIDKGMVRGDGATDEVLAAYTAAAIQGTAPAPPVVPA from the coding sequence ATGAGCTCCCCCGCAATTCGTCTGGACGGCGTTTCGGTCTGCTACCGCCTGGCGCGGCAGCGGATCCCCTCGCTCAAGGAGTATGCGATCCACTGGATGCGCGGTGCGCTCAAGTACGAGCCGCTGTGGGCACTGCGCGACGTCTCCTTCGAGGTGGAGGCCGGCGATGCCGTGGGGGTGGTCGGGAGGAACGGCGCGGGGAAGAGCACGCTGCTCAAGGTCATCTCGCGAGTTCTCGAGCCGACCTCCGGACATGCCGAGACGCGCGGCGCGGTGTCTCCGATCCTCGAGCTCGGCAGCGGCTTCGACCGCGAGCTGACCGGCTTCGAGAACATCTTCCTCAACGCCCTGCTGCTCGGCCGGCGGCGCCGGGAGATCGTCGAGCGACTGGATGCGATCGTCGATTTCGCCGAGATCGGCGACTTCATCCATTCGCCGCTGCGCAACTTCTCGAGCGGCATGATGGCGCGGCTGGGGTTCGCCATCGCCACCGCCTGGCGTCCCGACGTGCTGGTGCTCGACGAGGTCTTCGCCGTGGGCGACGCCGGCTTTGCCAAGAAATGCGAGGCTCGCATGGCCGAGCTGCGGGCCTCCGGCACCACCTTCCTGCTGGTCTCCCACGCCCCCGAGTTCGTGGCCCGCAACTGCACGCGTGCCATCTGGATCGACAAGGGCATGGTGCGGGGCGACGGGGCGACCGACGAGGTACTCGCCGCCTACACCGCCGCCGCGATCCAGGGCACGGCACCGGCTCCGCCGGTCGTTCCCGCCTGA
- a CDS encoding ABC transporter permease: MRPRLLGVLDYRDLVVELVKRELKVRYRRSAMGFVWTMLQPLMMMAVLHIAFSTAFRFNVANYPVYVLSGVLFWNFFSQGIVTSMNSLRGNAGLIQKLPVPIAVFPLATVIAGLVNLVFALVPLLGVLVVTGHPLHASLLFLPVAILIAGVFTLGAGLLLAPLSVFFYDVVEMVGVVMTALMFLTPVMYPMQIVPEKWRWVVRYNPVRSILEIFRDPLFYGKVPPIEHITVAVGVSLIAFVVGVLAFRRARHRINYFV, translated from the coding sequence ATGCGACCGCGACTGCTGGGAGTGCTCGACTATCGCGACCTGGTCGTCGAGCTGGTCAAACGCGAGCTCAAGGTGCGCTATCGCCGTTCGGCGATGGGTTTCGTCTGGACGATGCTGCAGCCGCTGATGATGATGGCGGTGCTGCACATCGCCTTCTCCACCGCCTTTCGCTTCAACGTCGCCAACTATCCGGTCTACGTCCTCTCCGGGGTGCTCTTCTGGAACTTCTTCTCCCAGGGGATCGTCACCTCGATGAACAGCCTGCGTGGCAACGCGGGGCTGATCCAGAAGCTCCCGGTGCCGATCGCCGTCTTCCCCCTCGCCACCGTGATCGCCGGACTGGTGAATCTGGTGTTCGCCCTCGTCCCCTTGCTCGGTGTGCTCGTGGTGACCGGGCACCCGCTGCACGCCTCGCTCCTTTTCCTGCCGGTCGCCATCCTCATCGCGGGAGTCTTCACCCTCGGAGCGGGGTTGCTCCTCGCGCCGCTCTCGGTGTTCTTCTACGACGTCGTCGAGATGGTCGGCGTGGTGATGACCGCGCTCATGTTCCTCACGCCGGTCATGTACCCGATGCAGATCGTGCCCGAGAAGTGGCGCTGGGTGGTGCGCTACAACCCCGTGCGGTCGATCCTCGAGATCTTCCGCGACCCGCTCTTCTACGGCAAGGTCCCGCCGATCGAGCACATCACCGTCGCGGTTGGCGTCTCGCTGATCGCCTTCGTCGTCGGCGTGCTCGCCTTCCGTCGCGCCCGTCACCGGATCAACTACTTCGTTTGA
- a CDS encoding S24/S26 family peptidase produces the protein MNPPTTPRPPSPPGRHAALRRLEPLRALAFEAPLSARVVGSCMAPLLTDGMRIEVRARRVYFPGDLIAFAAGDGLFVHRFLGYAWKGRLLLLSQADNASRRDAVIDADRVLGRVCGGEAPPRAIAVPLADRLRASALWVKWCASRLLAGGDR, from the coding sequence ATGAACCCACCAACGACACCGCGCCCACCCTCGCCGCCAGGCCGCCATGCGGCGCTCCGGCGGCTCGAACCGCTGCGCGCGCTCGCCTTCGAGGCGCCGCTCTCGGCGCGCGTCGTCGGCAGTTGCATGGCGCCGCTGCTGACCGACGGAATGCGAATCGAGGTTCGCGCCCGCCGCGTCTACTTCCCCGGCGACCTGATCGCCTTCGCCGCCGGCGACGGACTCTTCGTGCACCGCTTCCTCGGCTACGCCTGGAAGGGGCGGCTGCTGTTGCTGAGCCAGGCCGACAACGCTTCGCGGCGGGACGCCGTGATCGACGCCGATCGGGTCCTCGGCCGGGTCTGCGGTGGCGAGGCGCCACCGCGCGCCATCGCGGTCCCGCTCGCCGACCGGTTGCGCGCCAGCGCCTTGTGGGTGAAGTGGTGCGCTTCCCGCCTGCTCGCCGGAGGCGATCGGTGA
- a CDS encoding PqqD family protein, with product MSAPPRLDLDSVLRLRRDVRYRLLDGEAVVVIQGSAEVLGLNGVGSRVLTLLDGRTSLRSAVEQLVSEYEVEPARLTDEVLAFGAELAAAGIVEPSEPLASEAAPVAVTP from the coding sequence GTGAGCGCACCGCCCCGGCTCGACCTCGACAGCGTGCTGCGCCTGCGCCGCGATGTCCGCTATCGCCTGCTCGACGGCGAAGCCGTCGTCGTCATCCAGGGCAGCGCCGAGGTGCTCGGCTTGAACGGCGTCGGCAGCCGCGTGCTGACGCTGCTCGACGGCCGCACCTCGCTGCGGAGCGCCGTCGAACAGCTCGTCAGCGAGTACGAAGTCGAGCCTGCCCGCCTGACCGACGAAGTGCTCGCCTTCGGTGCCGAGTTGGCCGCCGCCGGCATCGTCGAGCCGAGCGAGCCCCTGGCCTCCGAGGCGGCGCCGGTCGCCGTCACGCCGTGA
- a CDS encoding radical SAM protein — protein sequence MSGFSERVLAAWRGNHLLSVMLELTYRCNLDCFFCYNDVALRGRPLSTERYLQLFEELAELQVLNLVLTGGEPLAHPDFLRLGRAARELGFVVRVKSNGHALRGELARRLRDEVDPFLVETSLHGACAATHDRQTRVPGSFERLLANLAEMRHLGLRVKLNATLTAWNEGEIAEMYALASDLGLPLAFDPEVTPRDDGSREPLSIAPSRAGMRRLYELQMAGDPVGGEAVEIAPQGDGVVPAVGGGKHCGAGSSGLTIDPYGNVYPCVQWRRPAGNLHESTLQEIWTGSKALAEVRELSTAVATRLAQGGPGFALGGFCPGTAESVTGDPLAVYPAMEERRALLGELHAARRSKALRILP from the coding sequence GTGAGCGGTTTCAGCGAGCGGGTCCTTGCCGCCTGGCGCGGCAATCATCTGCTCTCCGTGATGCTGGAGCTGACCTACCGCTGCAATCTCGATTGCTTTTTCTGTTACAACGACGTCGCGCTGCGCGGCCGCCCGCTCTCGACCGAACGCTACCTGCAGCTCTTCGAAGAGCTCGCCGAGCTGCAGGTTCTCAACCTGGTGCTCACCGGCGGTGAACCGCTAGCGCATCCCGACTTCCTGCGCCTCGGCCGCGCCGCCCGCGAGCTCGGCTTCGTCGTGCGGGTCAAGTCGAACGGGCACGCCCTGCGTGGCGAGCTCGCCCGGCGACTGCGCGACGAAGTCGACCCATTCCTCGTCGAGACCTCGCTGCACGGCGCCTGTGCGGCCACCCACGACCGCCAGACGCGTGTCCCGGGCAGCTTCGAGCGCCTGCTCGCCAACCTTGCCGAGATGCGTCACCTCGGCCTGCGGGTCAAGCTGAACGCGACGCTCACCGCCTGGAACGAGGGCGAGATCGCCGAGATGTACGCACTCGCCAGCGATCTCGGGCTGCCGCTCGCCTTCGATCCCGAGGTGACGCCGCGCGACGACGGCAGCCGGGAGCCGCTGTCGATCGCCCCGTCGCGCGCCGGGATGCGGCGTCTCTACGAGCTCCAGATGGCCGGCGATCCGGTCGGGGGAGAGGCGGTGGAGATTGCTCCGCAAGGTGACGGTGTCGTTCCGGCCGTCGGCGGAGGCAAGCACTGCGGGGCCGGCTCGTCGGGACTGACGATCGACCCCTACGGCAACGTGTACCCCTGCGTCCAGTGGCGACGCCCGGCGGGCAACCTGCACGAGTCGACGTTGCAGGAGATCTGGACCGGTTCGAAGGCCCTCGCCGAGGTGCGCGAGCTGTCGACAGCGGTGGCGACGCGGCTCGCCCAGGGCGGCCCCGGCTTCGCCCTCGGCGGATTCTGCCCGGGAACCGCCGAATCGGTGACCGGCGATCCGCTGGCGGTCTACCCGGCGATGGAAGAGCGTCGGGCCCTGCTCGGCGAGTTGCACGCAGCACGACGCTCGAAGGCGCTGCGCATTCTGCCTTGA
- a CDS encoding O-antigen ligase family protein yields MSCLWAVALVLDPAGRESFRLPKSIAAASLALASLVALALAGRIVVSRRLVDSPALRAALPLAFAATLASLASPHRAHVLRAAPGLAVALLTLVGWGNGFTSARLRRLLDATLLPASLLATIGILQFHGIFRPFGFSGPMLARFETTSLAGNVGDLGAALVLPALVAQAALATTTSHRERWRRGVQLALLAYAIGASQTIAALLALCAGSFAIWAMRLPRRRLLLGLGGLVVAAILAVGLVAPLRSRVVEKAQALAAGDVNRVLTGRLDGWRAALRMLGRHPALGVGQGAFAAAFVPVKLELLDAGVTFFAEQQQVVFANAHNELLEVGAETGIAGLLALVWALGQVFGAVKEKRQGPDRALAVAGVAAIAVLSLAYFPFRVAIVGYPILVFLAWLLHQASSDAGDEQPTRSARLAVAAALTVALVLQLGVARDRFLANRLLRAAEARTMQAFSIATSPRGKAVLEGNLVLLDEARRRDPAEVGVLVARGSQFLLLGRAESAAAAYREALALEPRPETYLNLARALKMAGHESEAGRELAVALRLSPHLAAEVGSGN; encoded by the coding sequence GTGAGTTGTCTCTGGGCCGTGGCCCTGGTGCTCGATCCGGCAGGACGCGAGTCGTTCCGCTTGCCGAAGTCGATCGCCGCCGCTTCGCTCGCGCTCGCCTCGCTCGTCGCGCTCGCCCTCGCCGGACGGATCGTCGTCTCGCGGCGCCTCGTCGACTCGCCCGCTCTGCGCGCCGCCTTGCCGCTCGCCTTCGCGGCGACTCTCGCCTCGCTCGCCTCGCCGCATCGCGCCCACGTCCTGCGTGCCGCTCCGGGGCTCGCCGTCGCTCTCCTGACCCTCGTCGGCTGGGGCAACGGATTCACCTCGGCGCGACTGCGACGGCTGCTCGACGCGACGCTCCTGCCCGCTTCGCTTCTCGCGACGATCGGCATCCTGCAGTTTCACGGGATCTTTCGTCCTTTCGGCTTCTCCGGACCGATGCTCGCGCGCTTCGAGACCACGTCGCTCGCCGGCAACGTGGGAGATCTCGGCGCCGCCCTGGTCCTTCCGGCCCTGGTGGCCCAGGCGGCACTCGCCACCACCACCTCCCACCGCGAGCGCTGGCGGCGAGGCGTCCAGCTCGCGCTCCTCGCCTATGCGATCGGTGCCAGTCAGACGATCGCCGCGCTGCTCGCCCTCTGTGCCGGCAGCTTCGCCATCTGGGCGATGCGGTTGCCCCGGCGCCGCCTGCTGCTGGGGCTTGGGGGTCTCGTCGTCGCGGCGATCCTCGCCGTCGGCCTCGTCGCGCCGCTGCGCTCGCGTGTCGTCGAGAAGGCGCAAGCGCTTGCCGCCGGCGACGTCAACCGCGTCCTCACCGGACGGCTCGACGGCTGGCGAGCGGCGCTTCGCATGCTCGGCAGGCATCCGGCTCTCGGTGTCGGCCAGGGCGCCTTCGCGGCCGCCTTCGTCCCCGTCAAGCTCGAGCTGCTCGACGCGGGCGTAACCTTCTTCGCCGAGCAGCAACAGGTCGTCTTCGCCAACGCCCACAACGAGCTGCTCGAGGTCGGCGCCGAGACCGGCATTGCCGGGCTGCTGGCGCTCGTCTGGGCCCTCGGGCAGGTCTTCGGTGCGGTCAAGGAGAAGCGCCAGGGCCCCGACCGCGCCCTCGCCGTCGCCGGAGTCGCGGCGATCGCGGTGCTCTCCCTCGCCTACTTCCCCTTCCGCGTGGCGATCGTTGGCTACCCGATCCTCGTCTTCCTTGCCTGGCTCCTGCACCAGGCCTCGAGCGACGCCGGCGACGAGCAGCCGACCCGCTCGGCCCGGCTGGCCGTCGCGGCGGCCCTCACCGTCGCCCTCGTCCTGCAGCTCGGCGTGGCGCGCGATCGCTTCCTCGCCAATCGCCTCCTGCGCGCCGCCGAAGCGCGCACGATGCAGGCCTTCTCCATCGCCACATCGCCGCGCGGGAAGGCCGTGCTCGAAGGGAATCTCGTCCTGCTCGACGAGGCGCGCCGACGCGATCCGGCGGAGGTCGGGGTGCTCGTCGCGCGCGGCAGCCAGTTTCTCCTGCTCGGCCGCGCGGAGTCGGCGGCGGCGGCCTATCGAGAGGCTCTGGCGCTCGAGCCGAGACCCGAGACCTACCTCAACCTGGCGCGCGCCCTCAAGATGGCCGGGCACGAGAGCGAGGCGGGGCGCGAGCTCGCCGTCGCGTTGCGCCTCTCCCCGCACCTCGCCGCCGAAGTCGGCTCGGGGAACTGA